AGGGGTGGCTTTCGTGAACGGGCAGAATCTTGGGCGATACTGGCCGCTCGCTGGACCCCAGATGACGCTGTACGTTCCAGCGTCTTTCATGAGGACGGGTGAAAATGAGCTGGTGCTGATGGAACTGGAGTATGTACCCAACAGCTGGAAGATGAAGCTACAGGCTACGCCGATTCTTGATTACAAAGGCCAATCCTCGAACAGCGAGGGTGATTCCAGTAACTAGGATGTCACAAATTGGTTGCTTCCGCAAAAGACACCTTCGCAATGATTGCTGACTACCTACCGCTTTTCAGTtgcgaattttatttaaatgaataacGTAATTTCTTATTATTCTAAAGCAATGTTACTTGGCTATTGATAAGACACCTTTAAATACTATAATTGTGGGCTAAAGTTGAAGAGATGGTTTACGTCAACGTTTATAATTTCTTCTACATTCCAcgtatttatattttacatttgttCGTAGTAATTACCTAAATTAAAGTATACCGTGACTGCGTCTATAGTACAATTATTCCATTCACTTTGTGTACTGCAAAGGTATCCAAGAAGTCCACGAATAGCCTGGAGGGAATTGCAAATAACTTCTGTTTACATCCTCGAACGTAACTGCGCCCACGGTTGTCGAATTACTCTCCATGCTTCTGGAATTAACGATACTTCGGGGCGACATACTGATATTGTGAGATCGCTCGTGCGATCGCAAATTACTGATCACAGAGAACTGTTTTTTGCATACGTTACAACGATGCGGCCGATCGCCTGAAATGAAATCAATAAGCTCCTTTTACTTCACCTTGCTATTTATTCTTTCCCATATATCTCAATATCCTTAAATCGAAAGAGAATCCTTTCCTAGCGCGAAATCGAAGCAGTTACTGAGTTATGTATGCAGACGTCACGAAGAAAACCTTCACTTTGTCTGTTCTTCAATGAATTATCTAAGTTCGATTTGACTCTCAGACTAAATTCACTTAAAATTACTTTGAACGTTAAACTTActgtcataaaaaaattaataaactttCCCAATGCCTCTTCAATTAATAAACTTTTCAAATATGCCTACTGCCTTTTCATAGTAGATACTTCTAAAGGAACTTGAAAATTCGAATTCTGCAAATTATCACGCAAAGCCTACGAAAAGAGACAAGCATTTTCCTTTCATTTAACAAACACTGACACTTCTTAAAATCAGCATTCCTACGACGTCAAGGATCCGTCGGTTACTTCGAAACAACGTGCATAATCAACGGTGATTACCAGTATGTAATTGCATATGATGATGTAGGGCTGCAGGCTTGCAGAATCCCCGATTGCAGACTGAGCATCTCATAGGCCAGTTACCAGTATGGGAATACCCGTGAGCTCTCAAATCGCCAGGGGTTGGGAAAGAGCGGCCACATTCGTTGCATTTGTGCGGCTTTTCCTGTGTACATTTCTCGATCACCACCTTATATGTATCGAGTAAAAAAGCTAGCTTCCTCTATAGTTACTTAAGCACGTTTCGAGTAAtcagaaagaaaagaatttgTGAAATCGAAAGGAATCACTGGCTCTCAACTAGTGGGGTGAGATTGAAAAGATTCATTAATCAATAGCTTTGCATAATAcacaaattttgcataataCAGTAGGACCTCGATTATGGGAACAAATATAGGTACAAGATGACCAGGTAATCGAACAACTCGTATTACAACTAATTAGGTACATACTGTTACGAACTTTCTGAATATTATTatccctccgtggtcacaccttataatcacaaattggtcatttttgagttaccattttcgtatttctgaaTCTGTTAACTTTTgaatgataattgtacattcgcaatACTCATAGAATCATGCTCTGATACTCTTTCTCTAGAAATGTAGATTTTGatatgttaaaatttgaatttgataaaatagttgaggataaaagcgattttttttttgttaaaattcaacaAAGCTTTAAATGAGAGTCTAAGAATTTACAGAAATCTTGGAACAATAcatatcctggggtgcgatacaccccgtgtgatcgCGAAGGGTTAAATGTACTTTCCCAATCTTTCTGAATTACTAAATTGCACATTTTCTTCAAAGTTATTAGTTTTCTTGTGCTTCGTGCCATATGATAACTATTTCTGATGCTGTGAATTCTTTCGAATCTATAAAGACCTAGgaacattatttatatttttctttattttttgttgtcTTTGTTTGTTGATACATTGGGCTTAGAACATATACTAGCTCTAAGATATTGGGTACGTAGTATCTACAATATAACTGGTTGATAAGCGAAGATATTGTATATCGAAAATATGTGATGACCTAGCAGCAAGacgggtgcagctccattttttacagtttttgatttttttgtaatatacgtaaaaaaaaatttacatcgtTTGGCGCActtttgatgcaaatccgataacaaatgagcgacttattgcaaattttcaacctgcacccattactgttttgcgcaATCCGAATGCTCGAGATTTAACAAAATTCGccaataatagaaataaaaccTTATCAACTTGAGTACTTACTACTTATtacgtgaaaatatatattcttcaataattagtgttctctttgtAATGTTAATCCAAGGCAATCATTttctaaacagttttttttttctaatttacacgaatttgtaaaaatggagctgcacccctcttactGCAAGGTCCTCATTTGCTTTCTGTTTCCGCGGACATCATTCGAATAATCGAGATCCTGCTATACTACTTCATCTTCATTCTTTTGTGTTAAGCTTCAGCCGATACATAAGTAGATAATTGAAGTATAGAAAACAGTAAAATAACTTTGCCATTCGTTGCCAATTTTTCACACCGATTTTCCAACTGTCTGTCTTCGCACATGGAGTCAGAGAAGTTCGTATTTCCTTGACCAAACTGACGCACTTACGCGGCGGATAGTTCACCCTACTAGCCGAGGGTTGAATTGCAGTCGAATCGAGTAAATTAATTATTAGTAGTGGAGCAATTTGAAAACCTTATAGTGTGTCATCCGATGGTAATACAAATTCGAGGATGCAGTGAAACGTTTCCCGCAAATGGGGCACTCGTGTGGACGTTCTCCAGTGTGAATTCTAACGTGGGTATTCAGGGAGCTACTCGTGCTGAACATTTTACCGCACACTGCACAACCATGTGGCTTCTCACCTGTTATCAATGCTACATTCATATTTTTAACTTAACATTCACCTGTTAGAATAAACTTTATTTACAGCCAAAGATTTTTCACGACAAAACTTCAAATTGGTAGAAGGTAAAATGAAGAATATTGAACACTTTTACACCGTGCGTTACATTTAACACCACTCTCCAATTAAATGGCATGGCTGTTGTCATTGAACGTTCTAACAGTGGGAATTGAAAGGATCAACCAGTTAACGGTGTATGTAAATTCGATTAAATTTACCAAGACTGACCTGTGTGGGTTCGTAGGTGCCGTTTCAGCAAAGAAGGTCTGTCGAAATTTTTACCACACGTCTGACAGGGCAAGCACCTCTGATACCTCGAAGAGCTTGTCAGatttatttccttctcagagCCGCGACAGCTCAAATCTAACGGCCTGTCTTGCACAACGCCCCATACTTAGTATTTCACATGAAATCACGAAGGATCAACTATACATTTCCCTTGAATTTTTCAACATCTCCGTCCACTGTAAGTGGTTCTCCAAAACGAAAAGAATTATCCAAAtgcttttaataataaaaaaaaatagagtcaCTTCGTTTAACTGAATAATACTAATGTTTACGAAAGAACGAGATTTTAAAAGATTctttagaataatataaaattatagtaAGTAAGTCGCTTACTTAATTACGATCGATTCTTACCGGACATTGCGAGCTTTTCTATTACTTTCAAACTGAACGATATCCGCGAGCGTATCACAAAATTCACCAACGACAGAATTCCACGCACTTGGCCAACGGATGTAGACATGAAGAAGGGTAAGTGTGAATTAGATGCCGGCTACCCCAAACAGATTATGGAGACGATTACAGGTGAAAAAAAACGGCTGGCCTCGTGGACGAAGGCGCATGTCGGGGGCGGCGTTTTTTCCGGAGGGCGGAGTTTGATACACCTTTGGATAATTACGCAGCATCGTGAGAACTGAAAATATCTCGTACTCCCTTCCACTGACTATCGTGGTTAATGCGCGACGAGAAAGGACGGTGACAAACGACACTcacagtgaaaaaaaatattacttttcagGGGTATTAAATTCCTCCCTTGTGTTGTGGTGAGAAGTCCTTAATATCGTGAATTATTATCTAA
The nucleotide sequence above comes from Andrena cerasifolii isolate SP2316 chromosome 2, iyAndCera1_principal, whole genome shotgun sequence. Encoded proteins:
- the LOC143366527 gene encoding uncharacterized protein LOC143366527 is translated as MSVWGVVQDRPLDLSCRGSEKEINLTSSSRYQRCLPCQTCGKNFDRPSLLKRHLRTHTGEKPHGCAVCGKMFSTSSSLNTHVRIHTGERPHECPICGKRFTASSNLYYHRMTHYKEKPHKCNECGRSFPTPGDLRAHGYSHTGNWPMRCSVCNRGFCKPAALHHHMQLHTGDRPHRCNVCKKQFSVISNLRSHERSHNISMSPRSIVNSRSMESNSTTVGAVTFEDVNRSYLQFPPGYSWTSWIPLQYTK